The following proteins are encoded in a genomic region of Methylocella tundrae:
- the pcaQ gene encoding pca operon transcription factor PcaQ: MKLSSGSLPQRIKFRHLICFLEIARLKSVVKAADVLSLSQPAVSKTLHELEEILGVGLFDRSHRNVSLTRFGEVFLQYAGTSVTALRQGVDSIGQARASGQVIVKVGALPTASARVLPRAVKLFAEESLGSKTRIVTGPNAYLMGALRLGDVDFVIGRMAEPETMAGFSFEHLYSERVVFVARRDHPLLSIRPFDFAAISQYPVLTPPPGSVIRPLVERFLVTYGIGALRDEVETVSESFGRSYTRSSDAVWIISEGVVAEDVADGALTHLPLDTAQMLGPVGLTKRANIPLSLPAELLIQAIRDGARNL, from the coding sequence ATGAAGCTGTCGTCCGGGTCTCTGCCGCAACGGATCAAATTCCGTCACCTCATCTGCTTCCTCGAGATCGCGCGCCTGAAGAGCGTCGTGAAGGCGGCCGATGTCCTTAGCCTCAGCCAGCCGGCCGTCTCGAAAACGCTCCACGAACTTGAAGAGATTTTAGGCGTCGGCCTCTTCGACCGCAGTCACCGCAACGTGTCGCTGACCCGTTTCGGCGAGGTCTTCCTGCAATATGCGGGAACCAGCGTGACGGCCTTGCGCCAAGGCGTCGACTCGATCGGTCAAGCCCGGGCTTCCGGTCAGGTCATCGTCAAGGTTGGCGCATTGCCGACGGCGTCGGCGCGCGTCCTGCCCCGCGCCGTAAAACTCTTCGCCGAAGAATCTCTTGGCTCGAAGACGCGGATCGTAACCGGCCCCAATGCCTATCTGATGGGCGCGCTTCGCCTCGGCGACGTCGATTTCGTCATCGGAAGGATGGCCGAGCCCGAAACCATGGCGGGCTTTTCTTTCGAGCATCTCTACTCGGAGAGGGTGGTGTTCGTCGCAAGGCGAGATCATCCGCTTCTCTCTATTCGCCCGTTCGATTTTGCGGCCATCAGCCAATATCCGGTCTTGACGCCGCCGCCCGGCTCGGTCATTCGACCGTTAGTCGAACGCTTTCTGGTAACTTATGGAATCGGCGCCCTCCGCGATGAAGTGGAGACTGTGTCCGAATCGTTTGGGCGCAGCTATACGCGTTCGTCCGATGCCGTCTGGATCATCTCGGAAGGCGTCGTCGCGGAAGATGTCGCGGACGGCGCATTGACGCATCTGCCGCTCGACACGGCGCAAATGCTCGGCCCTGTCGGCCTCACCAAACGCGCCAACATTCCGTTGTCCCTGCCGGCTGAGTTGCTCATCCAAGCCATCCGCGACGGCGCGCGCAATCTCTGA
- a CDS encoding IS6 family transposase, whose translation MLSMDDLFKGRHFDREIIILCVRWYLRFKLSFRDLVEMMAERGMSLAHTTIMRWIQRDVPEFEKRWNRFACRAGASWRVDESYVKIKGRWTYLYRAVDKQGKTVDFLLRAKRDVAAAKAFFRRAFKSQGRLPRAITLDGYQASHRAAREILGEHHRGKRTKIRSSKYLNNLIEQDHRSIKLRLGPMLGLKRFRSASITIAGIELMHRIRKGQFKLAKLLVKGKTAPEIWNAVLAA comes from the coding sequence ATGCTGAGCATGGATGATCTTTTCAAGGGCCGCCATTTTGACCGGGAGATCATCATCCTCTGCGTCCGGTGGTATCTTCGGTTCAAGCTTAGCTTTCGAGATCTCGTGGAAATGATGGCTGAGCGGGGAATGTCCCTGGCGCATACGACGATCATGCGCTGGATCCAGCGCGATGTTCCGGAATTCGAAAAGCGCTGGAACCGCTTCGCCTGCCGGGCCGGCGCCTCGTGGCGCGTCGACGAGAGCTATGTGAAGATCAAAGGCCGCTGGACCTACCTCTATCGCGCTGTCGACAAGCAAGGAAAGACGGTGGATTTCCTCCTCCGCGCCAAGCGGGATGTCGCAGCCGCCAAGGCGTTTTTCCGTCGGGCGTTCAAGAGCCAGGGGCGCCTGCCGCGCGCCATCACGCTTGATGGCTATCAGGCTTCGCATCGGGCGGCCCGGGAAATCCTTGGCGAACATCATCGCGGCAAGCGAACCAAAATCAGGTCCTCGAAATATCTCAACAATCTGATCGAGCAGGACCATCGATCGATCAAACTTCGATTGGGTCCAATGCTTGGATTGAAGCGCTTTCGGAGCGCCTCAATCACCATAGCCGGCATCGAACTGATGCATAGGATCAGAAAAGGTCAATTCAAACTCGCCAAGCTTCTCGTCAAAGGCAAAACCGCGCCCGAAATCTGGAATGCAGTTCTCGCTGCATGA
- a CDS encoding IS1595 family transposase, whose amino-acid sequence MEHVKRASGADYPRTFEEMDEWFRTETGCRDYIRRLRWPDGFVCGCCGVIGEPWVMARGVFRCKACHGNTSLTAGTVFQDTRKPLRTWFLAMWFTTSHKNGVSALGLQRVLGLGSYETAWTWMHKLRRAMVRPGRDRLTGEIEIDETYVGGPEEGKRCREIEKKSIVVVAAEKNGRGIGRIRLRRVKDVSAESLLDFIRETVEPGATIHTDGWKSYAGLPVAGYKHRVTFVSGGDEQAHEVMPRVHNVAALLKRWLLGTLQGGVQQQHLDYYLDEFTFRFNRRRSNARGLLFHRLAQQAVAVGPAPYGFIVSGGRVIGA is encoded by the coding sequence ATGGAACATGTAAAACGGGCCTCTGGCGCTGATTACCCGCGCACATTCGAGGAAATGGACGAATGGTTCCGCACTGAGACGGGTTGTCGCGACTACATCCGTCGCTTGCGGTGGCCCGACGGATTCGTTTGCGGGTGTTGCGGGGTTATCGGGGAGCCTTGGGTAATGGCGCGCGGGGTATTTCGATGCAAGGCTTGCCATGGCAACACGTCGCTGACGGCCGGCACGGTATTCCAGGACACCCGCAAGCCGTTGCGGACATGGTTCCTTGCGATGTGGTTCACCACCAGTCACAAGAATGGCGTCAGCGCCCTGGGCTTGCAGCGGGTGTTGGGCCTGGGCAGCTACGAAACGGCTTGGACGTGGATGCACAAACTGCGCAGAGCGATGGTCCGGCCCGGCCGTGATCGCCTTACCGGCGAGATCGAGATCGACGAAACCTACGTTGGAGGCCCTGAAGAGGGCAAGCGGTGCCGCGAGATCGAGAAAAAGTCCATCGTTGTGGTCGCAGCAGAGAAAAACGGCCGTGGAATCGGGCGCATCCGCCTGCGGCGCGTCAAGGATGTCTCCGCCGAAAGCCTGCTGGACTTCATTCGAGAGACCGTGGAGCCTGGCGCAACAATCCACACGGACGGATGGAAAAGCTATGCCGGCCTCCCGGTTGCGGGCTACAAGCATCGCGTTACGTTCGTCAGCGGCGGGGACGAACAAGCTCACGAAGTCATGCCGCGCGTTCATAACGTCGCCGCGCTGCTCAAGCGGTGGCTGCTCGGAACGCTCCAGGGTGGTGTTCAACAACAGCATCTCGATTACTACCTCGATGAATTCACGTTTCGCTTCAACCGCCGCCGCTCAAACGCAAGAGGTTTGCTCTTTCACCGCCTTGCCCAACAAGCTGTCGCCGTCGGTCCGGCGCCCTACGGTTTCATTGTTTCCGGCGGACGTGTTATAGGGGCGTGA
- a CDS encoding MgtC/SapB family protein, translating into MLTFDPVILSLAVALGIGLLIGTERERRKGERPAPSSAGIRTFTLASLTGALSTIIGGELLFAITIGGAFALTAFAYWRGFRDDPGLTTEVALIVTVLLGGLAMTRPGLAAGVAVAVTIVLIARTPLHRFVRSVLSEDEIKDALMFGAATLIVLPLLPNEQMGPFDALNPHAILVIVILVMAIGALGHIAVRLLGAHFGLPIAGLASGFISSIATTGAMGARAAKMPELVWPAAAGAALSSVATILELALLIAVTNLATLQALFVPLACAGATAAAYGIALAIRAIQENQAEPDERGRAFSLWTALIFAAMLSGILLASRALNTWFGVTGVIAAAAIAGFANADPAAISVAALVGSGQISTADAALTILIAFSTNTIAKLILSIVSGGTAFALRIIPGLILMVLAAWAGWWLR; encoded by the coding sequence ATGCTCACATTCGACCCTGTGATCCTCAGTCTCGCCGTCGCCCTCGGCATAGGCCTCCTGATCGGCACGGAGCGCGAACGCCGAAAGGGTGAAAGGCCCGCGCCCTCATCAGCCGGCATTCGCACGTTTACGCTTGCATCGTTGACCGGGGCGCTCAGCACCATCATTGGCGGCGAACTTTTGTTCGCGATCACGATAGGCGGGGCTTTCGCCTTGACCGCTTTCGCCTATTGGCGCGGTTTTAGGGACGATCCGGGACTTACCACGGAAGTCGCGCTCATTGTGACAGTCCTTCTCGGTGGACTCGCTATGACCCGCCCCGGTCTCGCCGCCGGCGTCGCTGTCGCGGTCACCATTGTCCTCATAGCCCGAACGCCGCTTCATCGCTTTGTACGTTCCGTTCTCAGCGAAGACGAAATCAAGGATGCGCTGATGTTCGGCGCCGCCACGCTGATTGTTTTGCCGCTCCTTCCGAACGAGCAAATGGGGCCTTTTGACGCCCTTAATCCCCATGCGATCTTGGTCATCGTGATCCTCGTCATGGCGATCGGCGCGCTCGGCCACATAGCGGTCCGCCTTCTCGGCGCCCATTTCGGCCTGCCGATCGCGGGGCTCGCATCGGGATTCATCTCCAGCATCGCGACAACTGGCGCCATGGGCGCGCGCGCCGCCAAAATGCCGGAGCTTGTCTGGCCGGCCGCCGCCGGCGCGGCCTTATCGTCGGTGGCGACCATCTTAGAGCTGGCCTTGCTGATCGCCGTAACCAATCTTGCGACCCTGCAGGCGCTTTTTGTTCCCCTCGCTTGCGCGGGCGCAACGGCCGCCGCTTATGGCATTGCCTTAGCGATCCGAGCCATTCAGGAAAATCAGGCGGAACCGGACGAGCGCGGGCGGGCTTTCAGCCTGTGGACAGCGTTAATTTTCGCCGCGATGCTCAGCGGGATCTTGCTCGCATCAAGAGCCCTCAACACATGGTTCGGCGTGACGGGCGTCATCGCGGCGGCTGCGATCGCCGGCTTCGCAAATGCGGATCCGGCGGCAATTTCCGTCGCGGCATTGGTCGGGTCCGGCCAGATATCGACAGCCGACGCCGCGCTTACCATCCTGATCGCATTCTCGACAAACACAATCGCCAAGCTCATTCTCAGCATTGTCAGCGGCGGGACGGCGTTCGCCCTTCGCATCATTCCTGGATTGATATTGATGGTGCTGGCGGCTTGGGCAGGGTGGTGGCTGCGCTGA
- a CDS encoding archease produces MIECIEPAANSAKWEHFPHDADIGVRGIGRTAAEAFEEAAYALTATVTQAKVAPKLLVEVRCESPDVELLFVEWLNTIIYEMAVRRMLFGRFAVRIEGLQATESRVENLRLEGRLWGEPVDVARHRPACEPKGATYTALKVGLDDNGIWTAGCVVDV; encoded by the coding sequence ATGATCGAATGCATCGAGCCAGCTGCGAATAGCGCCAAATGGGAGCACTTTCCGCACGACGCGGACATTGGCGTGCGGGGGATCGGTCGGACGGCGGCGGAAGCGTTCGAAGAGGCGGCTTACGCACTCACCGCCACCGTCACGCAGGCCAAGGTCGCGCCCAAGCTTCTGGTCGAGGTGAGATGTGAGTCGCCGGACGTCGAGCTCTTATTCGTCGAATGGCTCAACACGATCATCTACGAAATGGCCGTGCGGCGGATGTTGTTCGGGCGCTTCGCTGTGCGCATCGAAGGCTTGCAGGCCACAGAGTCGCGCGTCGAAAACTTGCGCCTTGAGGGGAGGTTATGGGGTGAGCCCGTCGATGTTGCGCGGCATCGCCCTGCCTGCGAGCCGAAAGGCGCGACCTACACGGCGCTGAAAGTCGGCCTGGACGACAATGGAATCTGGACAGCAGGCTGCGTCGTAGACGTCTGA
- the phoU gene encoding phosphate signaling complex protein PhoU: MSRLNETQIVQAIEALTKRDVALAKQVIAADDQIDALQREIEEKAVAAIARRQPMAIDLRAIVGALRISSDLERIGDLAETLARRAVLLNGETHIDDVVLQLQRMAQLALAQLTRVTQSYERRDDAAALEVWRKDQEIDALHNSMFRELLTYMIENPRNITFCTHMLFCAKGIERIGDHLTNVAETVYYIVHGHTLLTERPHVELNSK; this comes from the coding sequence ATGAGCCGTCTCAACGAGACGCAGATCGTGCAAGCCATCGAGGCACTCACGAAGCGCGACGTTGCGCTCGCCAAGCAAGTGATAGCGGCCGATGATCAGATCGACGCGCTGCAGAGAGAAATCGAGGAAAAAGCGGTCGCCGCCATTGCGCGGCGGCAACCGATGGCAATCGATTTGAGGGCGATCGTCGGTGCATTGCGTATCTCGAGTGATCTCGAACGGATCGGAGATCTTGCGGAGACTCTCGCGAGGCGGGCAGTGCTCCTGAATGGTGAGACCCATATTGATGACGTCGTTCTGCAGCTCCAGCGAATGGCGCAGCTCGCGCTCGCGCAATTGACGCGGGTGACCCAAAGCTACGAACGACGTGATGACGCCGCAGCGCTAGAGGTATGGCGCAAGGATCAAGAGATCGATGCCCTGCATAATTCGATGTTTCGCGAGCTGCTCACATATATGATAGAGAACCCGCGCAATATTACATTCTGCACACATATGCTGTTTTGCGCGAAAGGCATCGAGCGCATTGGCGACCATCTCACCAACGTTGCGGAGACGGTCTATTACATCGTGCACGGGCATACTCTTTTAACCGAGCGTCCCCATGTAGAGCTGAACAGTAAATAA
- a CDS encoding IS6 family transposase encodes MIEFKGSHFEREVILWGVRWYVAYPISYRQLEEMMEERGVEVDHSTLNRWVVKYAPLLDQQSRARKRSVGSSWRLDETYVKVKGSWKYLYRAVDNAGATVDFLLTAKRDRNAALRFLRKAIGHHGVPKKITIDKSGANTAAIESSNAEHEADIEIRRIKYLNNIVEQDHRAVKRVVRPMMGFKSFRSAAPTLAGVELLHMIRKGQLRARGTLSPAQQFYALAG; translated from the coding sequence ATGATCGAGTTCAAGGGCAGCCATTTTGAACGTGAGGTAATCCTCTGGGGCGTTCGCTGGTACGTGGCATATCCAATAAGCTATCGGCAGCTCGAGGAAATGATGGAAGAGCGCGGCGTCGAGGTTGACCATTCCACGCTCAATCGTTGGGTCGTGAAATACGCCCCGTTGCTGGATCAGCAATCTCGCGCCCGCAAGCGTTCGGTTGGCTCCAGCTGGCGATTGGACGAGACCTATGTGAAGGTCAAAGGCTCCTGGAAATATCTGTATCGTGCAGTCGATAATGCTGGCGCCACCGTAGACTTCCTGCTGACCGCCAAGCGGGATCGTAATGCCGCCTTGCGGTTCCTGCGCAAGGCGATCGGCCATCATGGCGTTCCCAAGAAGATCACGATCGACAAGAGCGGCGCCAACACGGCGGCGATCGAAAGCTCCAACGCGGAACATGAGGCGGACATCGAAATCCGTCGGATCAAATATTTAAACAACATTGTCGAACAGGACCACCGAGCCGTCAAACGAGTGGTGCGGCCGATGATGGGGTTCAAATCCTTTCGGTCAGCGGCGCCAACTCTTGCCGGAGTCGAACTCTTGCACATGATCCGCAAGGGCCAGTTGCGCGCGAGGGGTACATTGAGTCCGGCGCAGCAGTTCTATGCGCTGGCTGGATAA
- a CDS encoding nitric oxide reductase activation protein NorD, translating to MKSLFSLLEPEEFVGKLWHDIAGGAPAQKHFPEAAVAFEEVRQPLAVLFRGLGGAPGLRLAVAGEMGPAHRPTLRQRIAGAHRLTVARRNGQALYLPPLIDSYPNRAENRALYVWLAAFFAHLPLRPPEPFSVARDVAFLQDVRAATEATLTAAPGLVAVHATLCASVLRGRPQRRLPAAEAAVEQAIRALLGQGGELDFAAACIRALGESARAYRPFLPAPLWGEARTAADGAAPAIGEEDARSNAASGDERTREARRSQQEQTERRDYLALNRFEKLLTMAESMNLARPVEDDDEDSARRAAENAGEIVLSPHGRRAATRLKLELDLASAAVAEGAAAEGLRYPEWDWRRHVYRAGYCRVRAAPAPAGDAAWRPTPETLRRIHRVRRQFEALQPRYETIRAQIDGDELDLEALVRARADFSAGGAPSERIYQTTRKQTRDLAVALLVDASLSTEAWVGTQRVIDIAREAALLFCHALDAGGDANAVYSFTSKGRNDVRVDVVKEFSEALSPMVVQRVGALKPGHYTRIGAALRHVTAELASQPARRRLLLVLTDGKPNDCDHYEGRFGVEDARRAVQEARRAGASVFGVTIDARAQVHFPVLFGRGGFAIIADPARLPPIMPLLLRHIMFG from the coding sequence GTGAAATCTCTTTTCTCCCTGCTGGAGCCTGAGGAATTCGTCGGCAAGCTTTGGCACGATATTGCAGGCGGCGCGCCCGCGCAAAAGCATTTTCCCGAGGCTGCGGTGGCCTTCGAGGAGGTGCGTCAGCCTCTTGCGGTGCTTTTCCGGGGTCTTGGCGGCGCGCCGGGTCTTCGTCTCGCCGTCGCCGGGGAGATGGGCCCCGCGCATCGGCCAACGCTTCGTCAGCGCATCGCCGGCGCTCACCGCCTGACCGTCGCGCGCCGGAACGGCCAGGCGCTGTACTTACCGCCGCTGATCGATTCGTATCCGAACCGGGCGGAGAACCGCGCGCTTTATGTCTGGCTCGCCGCCTTCTTCGCCCATCTGCCCCTGCGCCCGCCCGAACCGTTCAGCGTCGCGCGCGATGTCGCCTTCCTGCAAGATGTACGCGCGGCGACGGAGGCGACGCTGACGGCGGCGCCGGGCCTTGTTGCGGTTCACGCCACGCTGTGCGCTTCCGTCCTGCGTGGCCGGCCCCAGCGCCGCCTTCCAGCAGCCGAGGCGGCGGTCGAACAGGCGATCCGGGCGCTTCTCGGTCAGGGCGGCGAACTTGATTTCGCCGCAGCCTGTATACGGGCGCTGGGCGAATCGGCTCGCGCCTATCGTCCATTCTTGCCAGCGCCGCTCTGGGGGGAGGCGCGGACCGCGGCGGATGGCGCGGCGCCGGCGATCGGTGAGGAGGACGCGCGCTCCAACGCCGCCAGCGGCGATGAGCGCACCCGAGAGGCCCGCCGCAGCCAGCAGGAACAGACCGAGCGCCGGGATTATTTGGCCCTGAACCGTTTTGAAAAACTTCTGACCATGGCGGAGTCGATGAACCTCGCCCGGCCCGTCGAGGATGATGACGAAGATAGCGCGCGCCGCGCCGCCGAGAATGCCGGCGAAATCGTGCTTTCCCCACACGGCAGGCGCGCCGCGACGCGACTCAAGCTCGAGCTTGACCTAGCGTCCGCGGCCGTTGCAGAGGGCGCTGCGGCGGAGGGGCTGCGTTATCCCGAATGGGACTGGCGCCGCCACGTCTATCGCGCCGGTTACTGCCGGGTCCGCGCCGCCCCAGCGCCGGCGGGAGACGCGGCCTGGCGGCCAACGCCCGAAACTCTGCGCCGCATCCACCGCGTGCGCCGCCAGTTTGAGGCGTTGCAGCCGCGGTATGAGACGATACGGGCGCAGATCGACGGCGACGAACTGGATCTGGAAGCGCTCGTGCGCGCGCGCGCGGATTTTTCCGCGGGTGGCGCGCCATCGGAGCGCATCTACCAGACGACCCGTAAGCAGACGCGCGATCTTGCGGTGGCGCTGCTGGTGGATGCCTCACTGTCGACGGAAGCCTGGGTCGGGACGCAGCGCGTGATCGACATTGCGCGCGAAGCAGCGCTGCTGTTCTGCCACGCGCTGGATGCCGGCGGCGATGCAAATGCTGTCTATTCATTCACCTCCAAGGGCCGCAATGACGTGCGCGTCGATGTTGTGAAGGAATTTTCCGAGGCGCTGTCGCCAATGGTGGTGCAGCGAGTTGGCGCGCTGAAGCCAGGTCACTACACGCGTATCGGGGCAGCGCTGCGCCATGTCACGGCGGAACTGGCGTCGCAGCCGGCGCGGCGGCGGCTGCTTCTCGTGCTGACCGACGGCAAACCGAATGACTGCGACCACTACGAGGGACGTTTTGGCGTGGAGGATGCGCGGCGCGCCGTCCAGGAAGCCCGACGCGCCGGGGCCAGCGTATTCGGCGTCACCATTGACGCCCGCGCGCAGGTCCATTTCCCGGTTCTGTTCGGCCGAGGCGGCTTCGCCATTATCGCCGATCCAGCGCGATTGCCGCCAATAATGCCTCTGCTTTTGAGGCACATTATGTTCGGTTAA
- a CDS encoding CbbQ/NirQ/NorQ/GpvN family protein, which translates to MSVALAQTEAAIPFYLPNGQECALFEHAFRNRLPLLLKGPTGSGKTRFVAHMAARLGAQLITIACHDDLTAADLTGRYLLRGGDTVWVDGPLTRAVRHGGICYLDEVVEARKDVAVVLHPLTDDRRILPLDRTGETLAAPDDFMLVASYNPGYQTVLKSLKPSTRQRFIALEFSYPREEAELTIIASESGLPPVRCRPLVLLAQRLRALADVDLEEGCSTRLLVYAATLIASGMRIEDAVLAAMIEPLTDDVETRRGLIELAQVTLG; encoded by the coding sequence ATGTCAGTCGCCCTGGCGCAGACCGAAGCCGCGATCCCGTTCTATTTGCCGAACGGTCAGGAATGCGCGCTGTTCGAGCACGCGTTCCGCAATCGCTTGCCGCTGCTGCTGAAAGGTCCGACGGGCAGCGGCAAGACCCGGTTCGTCGCCCATATGGCGGCGCGGCTCGGGGCTCAGCTCATCACCATCGCTTGCCATGACGATCTAACCGCCGCCGATCTAACCGGGCGCTACCTGCTGCGCGGCGGCGATACGGTATGGGTGGACGGGCCGTTAACCCGCGCTGTCCGTCACGGCGGGATCTGCTACCTCGACGAGGTGGTGGAGGCGCGCAAGGATGTGGCGGTGGTGCTGCATCCGCTGACCGATGATCGCCGCATCCTGCCGCTCGACCGCACTGGCGAGACGCTGGCGGCGCCGGACGATTTCATGCTTGTCGCATCCTATAATCCGGGCTACCAGACGGTGCTGAAATCGCTGAAGCCGAGCACCCGGCAACGTTTCATCGCGCTCGAGTTTTCCTACCCGCGCGAGGAAGCTGAACTCACCATCATCGCTTCCGAAAGCGGACTACCGCCGGTGCGGTGCCGGCCGCTTGTGCTGCTGGCGCAACGCTTACGGGCGCTTGCCGATGTCGATCTGGAGGAAGGCTGCTCGACCCGGCTTTTAGTCTATGCGGCAACGCTGATCGCCAGCGGCATGCGTATCGAGGATGCAGTGCTGGCGGCAATGATCGAGCCTCTGACCGACGATGTCGAGACGCGGCGCGGCCTGATTGAACTCGCCCAGGTGACGCTCGGTTGA
- a CDS encoding cbb3-type cytochrome c oxidase subunit I: protein MKYQSQSVALPYFVGALVIFALQLVFGLIGATMYIAPNLIPTEILPFSVVRMIHTNALIVWLLLGFFGSTFYLLPEETERELYSPMLARVQFWVFFVAAVVIVVGYLFGNYDGRSYLEQPIYLKVGIVLVVLMFLYNTSLTVLRGRRTVITGILMLGLWGIAVFFLFAFYVPANVVIDKMFWWWVVHLWVEGVWELVMASILAFLLIKLTGVDREVMEKWLYVIIGAALFSGILGTGHHYYWIGTPGYWQWLGSVFGAVEPLPFFAMVLFAFAMVWKGQRQHPNHAALLWSLGCAVAAFFGAGVLGFLHNLAPINYYTHGTQITAAHGHLAFFGAYAMVNLAMITYAMPPLLGRAPYNQWLNVISFWIMTTGVGVMTSALLFAGVLQTHLERVQGQDYMDVQQQLTLFYWIRLIGGVLTATGLALFMIAILVPGRRRAADTAFVPAE, encoded by the coding sequence ATGAAATATCAATCGCAAAGCGTCGCCTTACCGTACTTCGTAGGCGCGCTCGTCATCTTCGCGCTTCAACTCGTGTTCGGCCTGATCGGCGCGACAATGTATATCGCGCCCAATCTGATCCCGACGGAGATCCTGCCGTTCAGCGTCGTGCGCATGATTCACACCAACGCACTGATCGTGTGGCTCCTGCTCGGCTTCTTCGGCTCGACCTTCTACCTGCTGCCTGAGGAGACCGAGCGCGAACTCTATTCGCCGATGCTCGCGCGCGTGCAGTTCTGGGTGTTTTTCGTCGCGGCAGTCGTGATCGTCGTCGGCTATCTTTTCGGCAATTACGACGGCCGTTCCTATCTGGAGCAGCCGATCTACCTCAAGGTCGGCATCGTGCTGGTCGTCCTGATGTTTCTCTACAATACCTCGCTCACCGTGCTGCGCGGGCGTCGCACCGTCATCACCGGCATCCTGATGCTTGGGCTGTGGGGCATCGCGGTGTTCTTCCTATTCGCCTTCTACGTTCCGGCCAACGTCGTCATCGACAAGATGTTCTGGTGGTGGGTGGTGCATCTCTGGGTGGAGGGCGTGTGGGAACTGGTCATGGCCAGCATTCTCGCATTCCTGCTGATCAAGCTCACCGGCGTCGATCGCGAGGTGATGGAGAAATGGCTCTACGTCATCATCGGCGCCGCCTTGTTCTCCGGAATTCTCGGCACCGGCCACCACTATTACTGGATCGGCACGCCCGGTTACTGGCAGTGGCTCGGCAGCGTCTTCGGTGCGGTGGAGCCGCTACCCTTCTTCGCCATGGTGCTGTTTGCCTTCGCGATGGTTTGGAAGGGGCAGCGCCAGCACCCGAACCACGCCGCGCTGCTGTGGTCTCTCGGCTGCGCCGTAGCCGCGTTCTTCGGCGCCGGCGTGCTCGGCTTCCTGCACAACCTGGCGCCGATCAACTACTATACCCACGGGACGCAGATCACGGCTGCGCATGGCCATCTCGCCTTCTTTGGCGCCTACGCAATGGTCAACCTCGCGATGATCACCTACGCCATGCCGCCGCTGCTCGGCCGCGCGCCGTACAATCAGTGGCTTAACGTCATCAGCTTCTGGATCATGACCACCGGCGTCGGCGTGATGACGTCGGCGCTGCTGTTCGCCGGCGTATTGCAAACGCATCTCGAACGGGTCCAGGGCCAGGACTATATGGACGTCCAGCAGCAGCTGACGCTGTTTTACTGGATCCGGCTGATCGGCGGCGTTCTCACCGCGACCGGCCTGGCGCTCTTCATGATCGCGATCCTCGTGCCAGGCCGCCGCCGGGCGGCGGACACGGCGTTCGTTCCTGCCGAATAA
- a CDS encoding cytochrome c encodes MERLTTAAARNIFYGGSIFFFIVFALLVGNSFIQARIMEQTNPISAEAAHGKRIWEQKACFDCHTLFGEGARFAPEIGKVWLKYGGAKDPAGAEEALKGWFAAQPTGVPGRHQMPQFHLSDSDMHDLIAFLRWTSAVDTQNWPPHAPK; translated from the coding sequence ATGGAGCGCCTGACCACGGCTGCCGCTCGCAACATTTTTTATGGCGGATCCATCTTCTTCTTCATCGTCTTCGCGCTGCTGGTCGGCAACAGCTTCATACAGGCGCGGATCATGGAGCAGACCAACCCGATCAGCGCCGAGGCTGCGCACGGCAAGCGCATCTGGGAACAGAAGGCCTGTTTCGACTGCCACACCTTGTTCGGCGAGGGCGCCCGCTTCGCGCCCGAGATCGGCAAGGTTTGGCTCAAATATGGAGGCGCTAAGGATCCCGCCGGCGCCGAGGAGGCGCTGAAAGGCTGGTTCGCCGCCCAGCCTACAGGCGTGCCTGGCCGTCATCAGATGCCGCAGTTCCATCTTTCCGATTCCGACATGCATGATCTGATCGCTTTCCTGCGCTGGACGAGCGCAGTCGACACCCAGAATTGGCCTCCCCATGCTCCCAAGTAG